In one window of Streptomyces sp. FXJ1.172 DNA:
- a CDS encoding serine/threonine-protein kinase gives MDALKPQDPSRIGTHTLLARLGAGGMGQVYLGRSPGGRLVAIKVIRDEITGHPEALARFRREVETARAVRSAYTANLIDASLDSAPYWLATEYVTGPTLAQAVTTRGPLPPQTCRGLFAALAEGLAAVHEHGVTHRDLKPQNVILAAQGPQLIDFGIARAADQTALTDAGFAPGTPGFTAPEVLMRNQVGPPADVFALGATLAHAATGRAPFGSGDPTGVSFRAVHEPIDVAGVEPELAALIEACAAKDPAARPGLAEVIARCQVRSALVEDPSYAGLAALAMPVPQTPPAPPVQPAEPQAPPGPPPRPTGPHDLPTAGPAYGGHGSTYTPTQVARPAPPGRRPGRRLTVAVAVGLAVGVAAATAVVLTQKSGDGKDTARDRSSASAQGKAPTPRATASRAATGTGGAPAYAGDNIDRQSWKSSTGECLLPAAERAPEGFEISESDPDDPSKGGDHPVFDHKVQIGIWNKGYTVTTGAPGTHGPYYVTVSVKPPHSIDPGTGKPAAGALSANVTLGYTSKPVDLYGGDQSAWKYLTYPDDFRSWSPDGKKSWPAIPLANDPGDWTVQWHHIRTPADYSSVMCGGFTVK, from the coding sequence GTGGACGCACTCAAGCCGCAGGACCCGTCGCGGATAGGCACGCACACGCTGCTCGCCCGGCTCGGGGCGGGCGGGATGGGACAGGTGTACCTCGGGCGCTCGCCCGGCGGCCGGCTCGTCGCCATCAAGGTGATCCGGGACGAGATCACCGGCCACCCGGAGGCCCTGGCCCGCTTCCGGCGCGAGGTGGAGACGGCGCGGGCGGTGCGCAGTGCGTACACCGCCAACCTCATTGACGCCTCGTTGGACAGCGCCCCCTACTGGCTGGCCACCGAGTACGTCACCGGCCCCACCCTCGCCCAGGCCGTCACCACCCGCGGCCCCCTGCCCCCGCAGACCTGCCGCGGCCTGTTCGCGGCCCTGGCGGAGGGCCTGGCGGCGGTCCACGAACACGGGGTGACACACCGGGATCTGAAGCCGCAGAACGTCATCCTCGCCGCCCAGGGCCCCCAGCTCATCGACTTCGGCATCGCGCGCGCGGCGGACCAGACCGCACTCACCGACGCCGGGTTCGCACCCGGCACACCCGGATTCACCGCGCCCGAGGTGCTGATGCGCAACCAGGTCGGCCCGCCGGCCGATGTGTTCGCCCTCGGCGCCACCCTCGCCCACGCGGCGACCGGCCGGGCGCCCTTCGGCTCCGGCGACCCCACCGGCGTCAGCTTCCGCGCCGTTCACGAGCCCATCGACGTGGCGGGCGTGGAACCGGAACTGGCCGCCCTGATCGAGGCGTGCGCGGCCAAGGACCCCGCGGCCCGGCCGGGGCTCGCGGAGGTGATCGCACGCTGCCAGGTGCGCTCCGCGCTCGTGGAGGACCCGTCCTATGCGGGGCTCGCCGCCCTGGCGATGCCGGTCCCGCAGACGCCGCCGGCGCCGCCTGTACAGCCTGCCGAGCCGCAGGCCCCGCCGGGGCCGCCACCGCGGCCGACAGGGCCGCACGACCTGCCGACGGCGGGACCCGCGTACGGCGGTCACGGCTCCACGTACACGCCCACCCAGGTGGCCCGGCCGGCGCCGCCGGGCCGGCGCCCGGGCAGGCGGCTGACGGTGGCCGTGGCGGTGGGGCTCGCGGTGGGCGTCGCGGCGGCCACCGCGGTGGTGCTCACCCAGAAGAGCGGCGACGGCAAGGACACCGCGCGGGACCGGTCTTCCGCGAGCGCGCAGGGCAAGGCGCCGACCCCGCGGGCGACGGCTTCCAGGGCCGCCACCGGCACGGGCGGCGCGCCCGCCTACGCGGGTGACAACATCGACCGCCAGTCCTGGAAGTCCTCGACGGGAGAGTGCCTGCTGCCTGCCGCGGAGCGGGCGCCCGAAGGCTTCGAGATCTCCGAGTCCGATCCCGACGATCCGAGCAAGGGCGGCGACCACCCGGTCTTCGACCACAAGGTGCAGATCGGGATCTGGAACAAGGGCTACACCGTGACCACCGGGGCACCGGGGACGCATGGTCCGTACTACGTGACGGTCAGCGTGAAGCCGCCGCACAGTATCGACCCGGGCACCGGGAAGCCCGCTGCGGGGGCGCTGTCGGCGAACGTGACGCTGGGCTACACCAGCAAGCCCGTCGACCTCTACGGAGGCGACCAGTCCGCCTGGAAGTACCTCACCTACCCGGACGACTTCCGTTCCTGGTCGCCGGACGGGAAGAAGTCCTGGCCCGCCATCCCGCTCGCCAACGATCCCGGTGACTGGACGGTGCAGTGGCACCACATCCGCACGCCCGCCGACTACAGCAGTGTCATGTGCGGTGGCTTCACTGTGAAATGA
- a CDS encoding C40 family peptidase, which yields MGFVMLLVVGVYVVAGNLLGGVASGGRALAKGAVPAAYQGLVQKWGNLCPQLSPALLAAQLYQESGWNPTIVSPADAQGIAQFIPSTWAIYGIDANGDGKRDVWDPNDAIPSAASYDCQLAKDVKGVPGDVSDNMLAAYNAGAYRVIKAGGVPSISETQDYVKRIRSLSQSFAAPVSRIDPTQQAAGAIAFAQSKLGTPYLWGGEGTAEQGGRFDCSGLTQASYAKVGITLPRVANDQYNAGPHPSRDQLLPGDLVFFSTDLNDSRAIHHVGIYVGGGYMIDAPRTGAVIRFDPIDVPDYFGATRVTEDGAKALPTAV from the coding sequence ATGGGCTTCGTCATGCTGCTCGTCGTCGGGGTGTACGTCGTCGCCGGAAACCTCCTCGGCGGGGTGGCCTCGGGCGGCCGGGCGCTGGCCAAGGGGGCCGTGCCGGCCGCGTACCAGGGGCTCGTGCAGAAGTGGGGCAACCTCTGCCCACAGCTCAGCCCGGCGCTGCTTGCCGCACAGCTGTACCAGGAGAGCGGCTGGAATCCGACCATCGTCAGCCCGGCCGACGCGCAGGGTATCGCGCAGTTCATCCCCAGCACGTGGGCCATCTACGGCATCGACGCCAACGGGGACGGCAAACGGGACGTCTGGGATCCCAACGACGCGATTCCGTCGGCGGCTTCGTACGACTGCCAGCTGGCGAAGGACGTGAAGGGCGTGCCGGGCGACGTCTCCGACAACATGCTCGCCGCCTACAACGCCGGTGCGTACCGGGTGATAAAGGCCGGCGGGGTGCCGTCCATCAGCGAGACGCAGGACTACGTCAAGCGCATCCGCAGCCTGTCGCAGAGCTTCGCCGCACCCGTCAGCCGGATCGACCCCACCCAACAAGCCGCCGGGGCCATCGCGTTCGCGCAGAGCAAGCTGGGGACGCCGTATCTGTGGGGTGGGGAGGGGACCGCCGAGCAGGGTGGGCGGTTCGACTGTTCGGGGCTGACGCAGGCCTCGTACGCCAAGGTCGGGATCACGCTGCCGCGCGTGGCCAACGACCAGTACAACGCCGGGCCCCATCCGTCACGGGATCAGTTGCTCCCGGGTGACCTCGTGTTCTTCTCCACCGACCTCAACGACTCGCGGGCCATCCACCACGTGGGGATCTACGTCGGCGGCGGGTACATGATCGACGCGCCGAGGACGGGTGCCGTGATCCGGTTCGATCCCATCGACGTCCCCGACTATTTCGGCGCCACCCGGGTCACCGAAGATGGCGCAAAAGCGCTCCCCACGGCGGTGTGA
- a CDS encoding phosphatase PAP2 family protein, whose amino-acid sequence MAVLAESGSNPDVGLLYDINGLAKDAPHWFDRVMEFVGEYGLLLAMVLLVLWCWWTVRRRGGEDAASSVAALVWAPLAAGIAVLVNIPIRGFVQRPRPFVEHQGLDVLVSGKTDFSFVSDHATITMALGVGLFVANRRFGIAGICLALLEGFCRVYMGVHYPTDVVGGFALGTAVALLLSPAAMALLTPLTRAVERSPRAGWLVRHRSVAQDGPDGALLPSTRASLENEERDLAA is encoded by the coding sequence ATGGCTGTACTCGCCGAATCCGGATCGAACCCCGACGTCGGCCTGCTCTACGACATCAACGGCCTGGCCAAGGACGCTCCGCACTGGTTCGACCGGGTCATGGAGTTCGTCGGTGAGTACGGTCTCCTGCTCGCCATGGTCCTGCTGGTGCTGTGGTGCTGGTGGACCGTGCGGCGCCGGGGCGGCGAGGACGCCGCGTCCTCCGTCGCCGCGCTGGTGTGGGCGCCGCTGGCGGCCGGCATCGCCGTACTCGTCAACATCCCCATCCGCGGCTTCGTGCAGCGGCCCCGGCCCTTCGTCGAGCACCAGGGGCTGGACGTCCTCGTCTCCGGCAAGACCGACTTCTCCTTCGTCAGCGACCACGCGACCATCACCATGGCCCTCGGGGTGGGGCTGTTCGTCGCCAACCGCCGCTTCGGCATCGCCGGGATCTGCCTCGCGCTGCTGGAAGGCTTCTGCCGTGTCTACATGGGCGTGCACTACCCGACGGACGTCGTCGGCGGCTTCGCCCTCGGTACGGCGGTCGCCCTGCTGCTGTCCCCGGCGGCCATGGCGCTGCTCACCCCGCTGACGCGGGCGGTGGAGCGCTCGCCGCGGGCGGGGTGGCTGGTGCGGCACCGGTCGGTGGCGCAGGACGGGCCGGACGGGGCGCTGCTGCCGAGCACGCGGGCGTCCCTGGAGAACGAGGAGCGGGATCTGGCCGCCTAG
- a CDS encoding FAD-binding oxidoreductase, with amino-acid sequence MERRTFIAGGAAALAATALTGCGSGAGRSTTSATTGSSSLTSLKTTSQSAAANWTALARDLDGTLVRPGDAAWRTAHQLYNTRFDGLKPAAVAYVAHPDDIRTTLSYAQAHGLKVSIRNGGHSYAGYSSGDNRLILDVSRLSSIRVGGGQAVVGAGSKLIDVYRGLAAKGVTIPAGSCPSVGVSGLVLGGGHGVASRAYGLTCDNLTQATLITADGTQVTADAKNHSDLFWALRGAGNGNFGVVTELHFRTHPAPQAVTAYMTWPWAKAAAVLKAWQEWGPGQPDEIWSSLHLECSPGRTPTVSVSCFSLGTYGELQNAVDRLAHQAGANASSVSLHRRGYEEAMEVYAGCSSFSTQAQCHLPGSTPGRSPQGVLGRDTYAARSDFFDRSLPAAGIQTALRQIAAVRGGAGSIAFTALGGAVNRVSPTATAFVHRRSRMLAQYLTSWGAGASGATAQSWLASAHAAMQPYASGAAYQNYTDPTLKNWRTAYYGDASARLGKVKTQYDPQRFFSYAQGL; translated from the coding sequence ATGGAACGGCGTACGTTCATCGCGGGCGGCGCGGCCGCACTGGCGGCGACCGCACTGACCGGGTGCGGTTCAGGCGCGGGCAGGTCCACCACTTCGGCGACCACGGGCTCATCGTCCCTCACGTCCCTGAAGACCACCAGCCAGAGCGCCGCCGCGAACTGGACGGCCCTCGCCCGTGACCTGGACGGCACCCTGGTCCGGCCCGGTGACGCCGCGTGGAGGACGGCGCACCAGCTCTACAACACCCGCTTCGACGGCCTCAAGCCCGCCGCGGTCGCCTACGTGGCACACCCCGACGACATACGCACCACCCTCAGCTACGCCCAGGCGCACGGCCTGAAGGTCTCCATACGCAACGGCGGCCACTCCTACGCCGGCTACTCCTCCGGCGACAACCGCCTCATCCTCGACGTCTCCCGGCTCAGCAGCATCCGGGTCGGCGGCGGGCAGGCGGTCGTCGGCGCCGGCTCCAAGCTGATCGACGTCTACCGGGGGCTGGCCGCGAAGGGCGTGACCATACCCGCGGGCTCCTGCCCCAGCGTCGGCGTCTCCGGCCTGGTGCTCGGCGGCGGCCACGGTGTCGCGTCCCGCGCCTACGGCCTGACCTGCGACAACCTCACCCAGGCGACGCTGATCACGGCGGACGGCACCCAGGTGACCGCCGACGCGAAGAACCACTCCGACCTCTTCTGGGCGCTGCGCGGCGCAGGCAACGGCAACTTCGGCGTCGTCACCGAGCTGCACTTCAGGACCCACCCGGCGCCGCAGGCGGTCACCGCGTACATGACGTGGCCGTGGGCGAAGGCGGCGGCGGTCCTGAAGGCCTGGCAGGAGTGGGGGCCCGGCCAGCCGGACGAGATCTGGTCATCCCTCCACCTCGAGTGCTCCCCGGGCCGCACCCCCACCGTCTCGGTGTCCTGCTTCTCCCTCGGCACCTACGGCGAGCTGCAGAACGCCGTGGACCGCCTCGCCCACCAGGCAGGCGCGAACGCCTCCTCCGTCAGCCTGCACCGGCGGGGCTACGAGGAGGCGATGGAGGTCTACGCCGGCTGCTCCTCCTTCTCCACCCAGGCCCAGTGCCACCTGCCGGGCTCCACCCCCGGCCGCTCCCCGCAGGGTGTGCTCGGCCGGGACACGTACGCGGCCCGCTCCGACTTCTTCGACCGCTCGTTGCCGGCGGCGGGCATCCAGACGGCGCTGCGGCAGATCGCGGCGGTGCGCGGCGGCGCGGGCAGCATCGCCTTCACCGCCCTCGGCGGCGCGGTCAACCGCGTCAGCCCCACCGCGACGGCCTTCGTCCACCGCCGCTCGCGCATGCTGGCCCAGTACCTCACCTCCTGGGGCGCCGGGGCGTCCGGCGCCACGGCCCAGTCCTGGCTGGCCTCGGCCCACGCCGCGATGCAGCCGTACGCCTCCGGTGCGGCGTACCAGAACTACACCGACCCGACCCTGAAGAACTGGCGCACCGCGTACTACGGCGACGCCTCGGCCCGCCTGGGCAAGGTGAAGACGCAGTACGACCCGCAGCGCTTCTTCTCCTACGCACAGGGCCTGTAG
- the pstS gene encoding phosphate ABC transporter substrate-binding protein PstS, whose translation MKLQRKNRLRAVSLGALAVSGALALTACGSDDNGGGSKASGNPSTSTNASAIKCEGAKGQLLSDGSSAQKNAVQAWVKNFSQACGVQINYKAGGSGAGVTAFTQGQIPWAGSDSALKPDAVAASKKVCSSGGQGIDLPMVGGPIAVGYNVNGVDNLVLDAPTIAKIFDGKITNWNDPAIAALNKGAKLPDLKIQAFHRSDDSGTTDNFTKYLKAATPENWKYSGGKTWQASGGQSAAQSSGVAQQVKQTNGAIGYFELSYVGDGIKAASVNTGAAQPVAPSSDSATKAIADAKIVGTGSDLSLKLNYNTKADGAYPITLVTYEIVCDKGNKPDTLPTVKSFLNYMASEDGQKILSGISYAPMPEEIISKVRTTIAGLS comes from the coding sequence GTGAAGCTTCAGCGCAAGAACCGGCTGCGCGCCGTCTCCCTCGGTGCTCTCGCCGTCTCCGGCGCCCTGGCCCTGACGGCGTGCGGCTCGGACGACAACGGTGGCGGTTCCAAGGCGTCGGGCAACCCGTCCACGTCCACCAACGCCTCCGCGATCAAGTGTGAGGGTGCCAAGGGCCAGCTGCTGTCGGACGGCTCCTCCGCGCAGAAGAACGCGGTCCAGGCCTGGGTCAAGAACTTCTCGCAGGCCTGTGGCGTGCAGATCAACTACAAGGCCGGCGGCTCCGGCGCCGGTGTGACCGCGTTCACCCAGGGCCAGATCCCGTGGGCCGGTTCCGACTCGGCGCTGAAGCCCGACGCCGTCGCCGCCTCCAAGAAGGTCTGCTCCAGCGGCGGCCAGGGCATCGACCTGCCGATGGTCGGCGGCCCGATCGCCGTCGGTTACAACGTGAACGGCGTGGACAACCTGGTCCTGGACGCCCCGACCATCGCCAAGATCTTCGACGGCAAGATCACGAACTGGAACGACCCGGCGATCGCCGCCCTGAACAAGGGCGCCAAGCTCCCCGACCTGAAGATCCAGGCCTTCCACCGCTCGGACGACTCCGGCACCACGGACAACTTCACCAAGTACCTGAAGGCCGCCACCCCGGAGAACTGGAAGTACTCGGGCGGCAAGACCTGGCAGGCGTCCGGCGGTCAGTCCGCCGCGCAGTCCTCCGGTGTGGCCCAGCAGGTCAAGCAGACCAACGGCGCCATCGGCTACTTCGAGCTGTCCTACGTCGGTGACGGCATCAAGGCGGCCAGCGTCAACACCGGTGCCGCCCAGCCGGTCGCCCCCAGCTCCGACAGCGCCACCAAGGCCATCGCGGACGCCAAGATCGTCGGCACCGGCAGCGACCTGTCGCTGAAGCTGAACTACAACACCAAGGCCGACGGCGCCTACCCGATCACCCTGGTGACGTACGAGATCGTCTGCGACAAGGGCAACAAGCCCGACACCCTGCCCACCGTCAAGTCCTTCCTCAACTACATGGCCTCCGAAGACGGCCAGAAGATCCTGAGCGGCATCAGCTACGCGCCGATGCCCGAAGAGATCATCAGCAAGGTCCGCACCACCATCGCGGGCCTGAGCTGA
- the pstC gene encoding phosphate ABC transporter permease subunit PstC, with protein MDISTKTTDTPPPTPQPAASGHKRSAGGTSRPGDRVFLGLSRGSGILLLVIMAAIAVFLTYRASLAISDDHGNFLTTFEWNTNLTPPSFGIAVLAFGTVVSSVIAMVLAVPVAVAIALFLTHYAPRRLSGPVAYVIDLLAAVPSIVYGLWGALILVPHLNGLFGWLNDYLGWTGIFSWQGGAPRSMLTVGILLAIMILPIITNVSREVFRQVPQMHEEAALALGATRWEVIRMAVLPFGRSGVISASMLGLGRALGETMAVATVLSPTFDIQSSLLDPGGGTFAQNIASKFGEATEGGRDALIASGLVLFVITLLVNGAARAIIARRKEYSGANA; from the coding sequence ATGGACATATCGACCAAGACGACTGACACACCTCCCCCCACCCCCCAGCCGGCCGCGAGCGGGCACAAGCGATCCGCCGGTGGCACCAGCCGCCCCGGTGACCGCGTCTTCCTGGGCCTGTCCCGTGGCTCGGGCATCCTGCTGCTGGTGATCATGGCCGCGATCGCGGTCTTCCTCACCTACCGTGCCTCCCTCGCGATCAGCGACGACCACGGGAACTTCCTGACCACCTTCGAGTGGAACACCAACCTCACGCCGCCGTCCTTCGGCATCGCGGTCCTGGCGTTCGGCACGGTGGTCTCCTCGGTCATCGCCATGGTCCTGGCCGTGCCGGTCGCCGTCGCGATCGCGCTGTTCCTCACCCACTACGCCCCGCGCAGGCTGAGCGGTCCCGTCGCCTACGTGATCGACCTGCTCGCCGCCGTGCCGTCCATCGTGTACGGCCTCTGGGGCGCCCTGATCCTCGTGCCGCACCTGAACGGCCTGTTCGGCTGGCTCAACGACTACCTTGGCTGGACCGGGATCTTCTCCTGGCAGGGCGGCGCGCCCCGCTCGATGCTCACCGTGGGCATCCTGCTCGCGATCATGATCCTGCCGATCATCACCAACGTGAGCCGCGAGGTCTTCCGCCAGGTCCCGCAGATGCACGAGGAGGCCGCCCTCGCCCTCGGCGCCACGCGCTGGGAGGTGATCCGGATGGCCGTGCTGCCCTTCGGCCGCTCCGGCGTGATCTCCGCCTCCATGCTCGGCCTCGGGCGTGCCCTCGGCGAGACGATGGCCGTCGCCACCGTGCTCTCGCCGACCTTCGACATCCAGTCCAGCCTGCTCGACCCGGGCGGCGGCACCTTCGCCCAGAACATCGCCAGCAAGTTCGGCGAGGCGACGGAAGGGGGCCGTGACGCGCTCATCGCCTCCGGTCTCGTCCTGTTCGTCATCACCCTGCTGGTCAACGGCGCGGCCCGTGCGATCATCGCCCGCCGCAAGGAGTACTCGGGGGCCAACGCATGA
- the pstA gene encoding phosphate ABC transporter permease PstA — translation MSTAAVTDRRPSTLRSASLPKWSPWAIAAGSLVVAVGIGAGAGLDSKIQWGLIAALLFIFGTFAIAAKVEGRRQAKDRLVTSLVWVAFLIALIPLVSLIWTTVKRGVKVLDPYFLTHSMGIVADTDPGGGIYHAIIGSLEQVGLATLIGAPIGVLTAVYLVEYGRGGLARAVTFFVDVMTGIPSIVAGLFILSLMLMGNLQPFGFAGSLALAILMMPVVVRSTEEMLKLVPNELREASLALGVPKWRTILKVVLPTSIGGITTGIMLAIARIAGETAPILLLVWGNSFINNNPFSGAQQALPLYIYQQYANSSGSPAAYDRAWAASLTLIAFVMILNLVARGIARWKAPKTGR, via the coding sequence ATGAGCACCGCAGCCGTCACCGACAGGCGTCCCAGCACGCTGCGCAGCGCCAGCCTGCCGAAATGGTCGCCCTGGGCGATCGCCGCCGGCTCCCTCGTGGTCGCCGTGGGCATCGGCGCGGGCGCGGGTCTCGACAGCAAGATCCAGTGGGGTCTGATCGCCGCACTGCTCTTCATCTTCGGCACCTTCGCCATCGCGGCCAAGGTCGAGGGCAGGCGGCAGGCCAAGGACCGCCTCGTCACCTCGCTGGTCTGGGTGGCCTTCCTGATCGCGCTCATTCCGCTGGTGTCGCTGATCTGGACCACCGTCAAGCGCGGTGTGAAGGTCCTCGACCCCTACTTCCTGACCCACTCGATGGGCATCGTCGCCGACACCGACCCGGGCGGCGGCATCTACCACGCCATCATCGGCAGCCTGGAGCAGGTCGGCCTCGCCACCCTGATCGGCGCCCCGATCGGCGTGCTCACCGCCGTCTACCTGGTGGAGTACGGCCGCGGCGGCCTCGCCCGGGCGGTCACGTTCTTCGTCGACGTGATGACCGGTATCCCCTCCATCGTCGCGGGCCTGTTCATCCTCAGCCTCATGCTGATGGGCAACCTGCAGCCCTTCGGCTTCGCCGGCTCGCTGGCCCTGGCCATCCTGATGATGCCGGTCGTGGTCCGCTCCACGGAGGAGATGCTCAAGCTCGTACCGAACGAGCTGCGCGAGGCGTCCCTGGCGCTCGGCGTGCCCAAGTGGCGCACCATTCTCAAGGTGGTCCTGCCGACCTCCATCGGCGGCATCACCACCGGCATCATGCTGGCGATCGCCCGGATCGCGGGCGAGACGGCGCCGATCCTGCTGCTGGTGTGGGGCAACTCCTTCATCAACAACAACCCGTTCTCGGGTGCGCAGCAGGCCCTGCCGCTGTACATCTACCAGCAGTACGCGAACAGCTCCGGTTCCCCCGCGGCCTACGACCGCGCCTGGGCGGCTTCGCTGACGCTGATCGCCTTCGTGATGATCCTCAACCTGGTGGCCCGCGGCATCGCCCGCTGGAAGGCCCCGAAGACCGGTCGCTGA
- the pstB gene encoding phosphate ABC transporter ATP-binding protein PstB: protein MAKRIDVSGLTAYYGSHKAIEDISMTVEPRSVTAFIGPSGCGKSTFLRTLNRMHEVTPGGRVEGKVLLDDEDLYGTGVDPVSVRREVGMVFQRPNPFPTMSIFDNVAAGLRLNGNYKKSELNEIVEKSLKGANLWNEVKDRLSKPGSGLSGGQQQRLCIARAIAVEPKVLLMDEPCSALDPISTLAIEDLIGELKERFTIVIVTHNMQQAARVSDRTAFFNLAAVGQPGRLIEIDDTERIFSNPSVQATEDYISGRFG from the coding sequence ATGGCCAAGCGAATCGACGTAAGCGGACTGACCGCCTACTACGGCTCCCACAAGGCGATCGAGGACATCTCGATGACCGTCGAGCCGCGCTCGGTGACGGCGTTCATCGGGCCCTCCGGCTGCGGAAAGTCGACGTTCCTGCGCACGCTGAACCGGATGCACGAGGTCACCCCCGGCGGCCGCGTCGAGGGCAAGGTGCTGCTGGACGACGAGGACCTGTACGGCACCGGCGTCGACCCGGTGTCGGTGCGGCGGGAGGTGGGCATGGTCTTCCAGCGCCCGAACCCCTTCCCCACGATGTCGATCTTCGACAACGTCGCGGCGGGTCTGCGCCTCAACGGCAACTACAAGAAGTCCGAACTGAACGAGATCGTCGAGAAGTCCCTGAAGGGCGCGAACCTCTGGAACGAGGTGAAGGACCGCCTGAGCAAGCCGGGCTCCGGCCTGTCGGGCGGCCAGCAGCAGCGCCTGTGCATCGCCCGTGCGATCGCGGTCGAGCCGAAGGTCCTGCTCATGGACGAGCCCTGCTCGGCCCTGGACCCGATCTCCACCCTCGCCATCGAGGACCTGATCGGTGAGCTGAAGGAGCGCTTCACGATCGTCATCGTGACGCACAACATGCAGCAGGCGGCGCGTGTCTCGGACCGTACGGCGTTCTTCAACCTGGCGGCCGTGGGCCAGCCGGGCCGCCTGATCGAGATCGACGACACCGAGCGGATCTTCTCCAACCCCTCGGTCCAGGCGACGGAGGACTACATCTCGGGCCGCTTCGGCTGA
- a CDS encoding inorganic phosphate transporter: protein MDTFALIVTILVALFFTYTNGFHDSANAIATSVSTRALTPRAALAMAAVMNLAGAFLGSGVAKTVSEGLIETPSGGTGMGILFAALIGAIVWNLATWYFGLPSSSSHALFGGLVGAALAGGTGVHWNGVVDKIIIPMVLSPVVGLIVGYLAMLAIMWIFRRANPHKAKRGFRMAQTVSAAGMALGHGLQDAQKTMGVVVMALVISGHETFGDPIPVWVKIVSAVMLSLGTYAGGWRIMRTLGRKIIELDPPQGFAAEATGASIMFGTAFLFKAPISTTHVITSAIMGVGATKRLNAVRWGVAKNIVLGWFITMPAAALVAALAFGVVKLVAL, encoded by the coding sequence ATGGACACCTTCGCCCTCATCGTGACCATCCTGGTCGCGCTCTTCTTCACGTACACGAACGGCTTCCACGACTCGGCGAACGCGATCGCCACGTCGGTGTCGACCCGCGCCCTGACGCCGCGGGCGGCGCTGGCGATGGCCGCGGTGATGAACCTGGCGGGAGCCTTCCTGGGCTCCGGGGTCGCCAAGACGGTCTCCGAAGGCCTCATCGAAACGCCCTCCGGCGGGACCGGGATGGGCATCCTCTTCGCGGCCCTGATCGGCGCGATCGTCTGGAACCTGGCCACCTGGTACTTCGGCCTGCCGTCGTCCTCCTCCCACGCCCTGTTCGGCGGCCTGGTGGGCGCGGCGCTGGCGGGCGGCACGGGCGTCCACTGGAACGGCGTGGTGGACAAGATCATCATCCCGATGGTCCTGTCCCCGGTGGTCGGCCTGATCGTCGGCTACCTGGCCATGCTGGCGATCATGTGGATCTTCCGCCGGGCCAACCCGCACAAGGCCAAGCGCGGCTTCCGTATGGCGCAGACGGTCTCGGCGGCGGGCATGGCCCTGGGCCACGGCCTCCAGGACGCCCAGAAGACCATGGGTGTGGTCGTGATGGCCCTGGTGATTTCCGGCCACGAGACGTTCGGCGATCCGATCCCGGTATGGGTGAAGATCGTCTCGGCGGTGATGCTGTCGCTGGGCACCTACGCCGGCGGCTGGCGCATCATGCGCACCCTGGGCCGCAAGATCATCGAGCTGGACCCGCCGCAGGGCTTCGCGGCGGAGGCCACCGGTGCGTCGATCATGTTCGGCACCGCGTTCCTCTTCAAGGCGCCGATCTCCACGACCCATGTCATCACCTCGGCGATCATGGGCGTGGGCGCGACGAAGCGCCTCAACGCCGTCCGCTGGGGCGTGGCCAAGAACATCGTCCTGGGCTGGTTCATCACGATGCCGGCCGCCGCACTGGTCGCGGCGCTGGCCTTCGGGGTCGTGAAGCTGGTGGCGCTGTAG
- a CDS encoding DUF47 domain-containing protein yields MRFRLTPRETSFYDMFAASADNIVTGSKLLMELLGADGPARAEIAERMRAAEHAGDDATHAIFHQLNSSFITPFDREDIYSLASSLDDIMDFMEEAVDLVVLYNVEELPKGVEQQIEVLARAAELTAEAMPNLRTLDNLTEYWIEVNRLENQADQIHRKLLAHLFNGKYDAIEVLKLKQIVDVLEEAADAFEHVANTVETIAVKES; encoded by the coding sequence GTGCGCTTTCGTCTGACCCCCAGGGAGACGAGCTTCTACGACATGTTCGCCGCATCCGCGGACAACATCGTCACGGGCTCGAAACTCCTGATGGAACTGCTCGGGGCGGACGGACCTGCCCGAGCCGAGATCGCAGAGCGTATGCGGGCCGCGGAACACGCAGGTGACGACGCCACTCACGCGATCTTCCACCAGCTGAACTCCTCGTTCATCACGCCGTTCGACCGCGAGGACATCTACTCCCTCGCATCCTCCCTCGACGACATCATGGACTTCATGGAGGAGGCCGTCGACCTGGTCGTCCTCTACAACGTCGAGGAACTGCCGAAGGGCGTCGAGCAGCAGATCGAGGTGCTGGCCCGGGCGGCCGAGCTGACGGCGGAGGCCATGCCGAACCTCCGCACGCTGGACAACCTCACCGAGTACTGGATCGAGGTCAACCGCCTGGAGAACCAGGCCGACCAGATCCACCGCAAGCTGCTGGCCCACCTCTTCAACGGCAAGTACGACGCGATCGAGGTGCTCAAGCTCAAGCAGATCGTGGACGTCCTGGAAGAGGCGGCGGACGCGTTCGAGCACGTGGCGAACACGGTGGAGACCATCGCCGTCAAGGAGTCCTGA